One Coccinella septempunctata chromosome 8, icCocSept1.1, whole genome shotgun sequence genomic window carries:
- the LOC123319148 gene encoding arrestin domain-containing protein 15-like, with product MTCKLELINKEPFYVPGSYIEGKLNCSFSKKREIELIEVRFFGRESANYKVTHEVLFNSDRSICYTHTVILRSSTVERGKRVFNFKIQIPSHIPSTYVSEYGSIRYHLEGLLMLTQTRVDSSQVSIQIFSPIDVKSFSSDLHRSAKITEQKDLLGICGGSGHISAVVQVEKKVFLCGESINMNVTINNSSGVPVRFIRATLTKSASCKLADGEYDISKEKMIISKKFKANVGKGEEKTVAVSLKIPEDLQLPNLKHSELFKMKYWMHVCIIFQTFWHRPLDICFKVYLGHLPLNF from the exons ATGACCTGTAAACTAGAGTTGATCAACAAAGAGCCATTTTACGTACCAGGATCTTATATCGAAGGCAAACTAAACTGTTCTTTCAGTAAGAAGCGTGAGATTGAGCTGATTGAAGTGAGATTCTTCGGAAGAGAATCCGCAAATTATAAAGTAACACACGAGGTCCTTTTCAACTCAGACAGGAGTATTTGCTATACCCATACAGTAATTCTGAGATCCTCGACTGTCGAACGAGGAAAACGTGTCTTTAATTTCAAGATTCAGATACCGTCTCACATCCCTTCAACTTATGTGA GTGAATATGGTAGCATCAGATACCATCTGGAAGGGCTGCTGATGTTAACCCAAACGAGGGTAGATTCCTCGCAAGTGTCAATCCAAATTTTCTCCCCGATTGACGTAAAGAGCTTCTCGTCTGATCTACACAGATCAGCGAAAATAACGGAGCAGAAAGATCTACTTGGTATTTGCGGAGGAAGTGGACATATATCAGCAGTTGTACAGGTTGAGAAGAAGGTGTTCCTTTGTGGGGAATCGATTAACATGAATGTTACCATAAATAATTCTTCAG GAGTTCCAGTGAGATTCATTAGAGCTACTCTGACAAAATCAGCTTCTTGTAAGCTAGCAGATGGAGAATACGACATAAgtaaagaaaaaatgataatatcGAAGAAATTCAAGGCTAACGTCGGTAAAGGTGAGGAAAAAACAGTAGCAGTATCGTTGAAAATTCCCGAAGATCTTCAACTACCCAATTTGAAGCACAGTGAACTGTTCAAGATGAAATATTGGATGCATGTTTGTATCATATTCCAGACTTTCTGGCATAGACCTCTTGACATATGTTTCAAGGTCTATCTGGGACATCTGCCTCTGAATTTTTGA